Proteins co-encoded in one Epinephelus moara isolate mb chromosome 11, YSFRI_EMoa_1.0, whole genome shotgun sequence genomic window:
- the tlcd4a gene encoding TLC domain-containing protein 4-B, with protein sequence MDPFSQLILTISVTSFITFQWLFHKVSPWVSMRISSGFLSLTDKQKVEWNSRTVSTFHALLVGIFCLYILFFDDAVNEDPVWGDPTLVKTNVAITTGYLISDLLLIFYYWKAIGDKFFVIHHLAALYAYYYVLGQGMLPYFANFRLLAEFSTPCVNQRWFFEVLGYPKSSRPNMANGVAMAVVFFMVRIAVMPVYYIRMYTVYGTEAFYQVPWGGRVAWICSSICLDIMNVMWMHKIARGCYKVLRSARQSKAGAPQENGKTD encoded by the exons ATGGACCCATTCAGCCAGCTTATTCTCACCATCTCGGTGACCAGTTTCATCACCTTCCAGTGGCTCTTCCACAAAGTCAGCCCCTGGGTGTCCATGCGTATCAGCTCCGGCTTCCTCAGCCTCACTGACAAGCAGAAGGTGGAATGGAACTCAAG GACGGTGTCAACGTTTCACGCGCTGTTAGTGGGAATCTTCTGTCTCTACATCTTGTTCTTCGATGATGCCGTCAATGAAGACCCAGTCTG GGGAGATCCTACACTGGTGAAGACTAACGTTGCCATCACAACAGGCTACCTCATATCTG ATCTGCTGCTAATATTTTACTATTGGAAGGCGATAGGCGACAAGTTTTTTGTAATTCACCATCTGGCAGCGTTGTATGCTTACTACTATGTACTG GGCCAAGGAATGTTGCCTTATTTTGCTAACTTCCGTCTGCTTGCTGAGTTTTCTACACCATGTGTGAACCAGCG ctgGTTCTTTGAGGTACTAGGTTATCCCAAGTCCTCCCGGCCCAACATGGCGAATGGCGTTGCCATGGCAGTAGTCTTTTTCATGGTCCGCATCGCCGTCATGCCAGTCTACTACATTCGCATGTACACGGTCTATGGCACTGAGGCCTTCTACCAGGTCCCCTGGGGTGGCCGCGTAGCCTGGATCTGCTCCAGTATCTGCTTGGACATCATGAACGTCATGTGGATGCATAAGATCGCCCGCGGCTGTTACAAAGTGCTGCGCTCGGCACGCCAGAGCAAAGCTGGTGCACCTCAGGAGAATGGGAAGACGGATTAA